The following coding sequences are from one Lolium rigidum isolate FL_2022 chromosome 6, APGP_CSIRO_Lrig_0.1, whole genome shotgun sequence window:
- the LOC124668377 gene encoding FBD-associated F-box protein At5g56370-like has translation MSWPSCPTTVPVGEDTAGPPATRHGLAPETLSPDDSELLEILYASLPEPPVSTFPSLCCAAADESRTDRVSRLPDDLLRRVVHLLPAKDGARTAVLSSRWRGLWRSAPLVLVDTHLLPAGDAGARPARAGVSSRAVAKAVSAALEAHPGPFPFVSLTCSFIAGADRPLLARWFHLLATKGVAVLVFFNRPWPLPGLRLPPSLFSCASLRRLWIGAWVFPDTATLPRGAAFPNLRELVLGCSVIEDKDLEFVLAVSPLLEILAISGMQTLLHARLANPSLRCAQFCLSILGEIAVVDAPNLERLFFCHNNTKSVSMTVKIGHVPKLRFLGYLEPGVQTLQIGDTIIKAGTKVSTSTTVSSVQMLALQLQFGVRSEVKMLPSFLRCFPRVETLIVEETLEPTNKLGVKFWKDAGPIECVRSHLKTLYFRELHGTRNEFKFLTFIAENARKLEGMYIVVKNDLSRSAREATAAKLTDLRRANWASRDYKLLYRTSIFAGGGTLWSLELGTCLSFDDPFYCHLGSFRL, from the exons ATGTCCTGGCCCAGCTGTCCCACCACTGTCCCCGTCGGGGAGGACACGGCGGGGCCTCCGGCGACCCGGCACGGGCTGGCTCCAGAAACGCTTAGCCCCGACGACAGCGAGCTGCTCGAAATCCTGTACGCCTCCCTCCCGGAGCCGCCTGTCTCCACATTCCCCTCCCtctgctgcgccgccgccgacgaaagCAGGACCGACCGCGTCAGCCGCCTCCCCGacgacctcctccgccgtgtggTCCACCTCCTACCTGCCAAGGACGGCGCGCGCACCGCCGTGCTCTCCTCGCGCTGGCGCGGCCTCTGGCGCTCCGCGCCGCTCGTCCTCGTCGACACCCACCTCCTCCCCGCGGGCGATGCCGGGGCTCGGCCCGCCCGCGCCGGCGTCTCCTCGCGTGCCGTCGCCAAGGCCGTCTCCGCCGCCCTCGAGGCACATCCTGGGCCCTTCCCCTTCGTTAGCCTCACCTGCAGTTTCATCGCCGGCGCCGACCGCCCCCTTCTCGCGCGCTGGTTCCACCTCCTCGCCACCAAGGGCGTCGCGGTGCTCGTCTTCTTCAACCGCCCCTGGCCCCTTCCCGGCCTGCGCCTCCCTCCATCGCTCTTCAGCTGCGCCTCCCTCCGCCGGCTCTGGATCGGCGCCTGGGTGTTCCCGGACACTGCCACCCTCCCGCGCGGCGCCGCCTTCCCCAACCTCCGTGAGCTCGTCCTCGGCTGCTCCGTCATAGAGGACAAAGACCTCGAGTTCGTGCTCGCCGTCAGCCCCTTGCTGGAGATCCTCGCCATATCCGGAATGCAGACCCTGCTGCACGCTCGTCTCGCTAACCCCAGCCTACGGTGCGCGCAGTTCTGCTTGTCCATCCTGGGGGAGATCGCTGTGGTGGACGCCCCAAACCTGGAGCGTCTCTTCTTCTGCCATAATAATACTAAGAGCGTGAGCATGACAGTCAAGATTGGCCATGTCCCTAAGCTGCGTTTCCTGGGATACCTGGAGCCAggagtgcaaactctgcagatcgGCGACACCATCATCAAG GCTGGAACAAAGGTGAGCACAAGCACTACTGTCTCTAGCGTCCAGATGCTGGCCTTGCAACTGCAATTTGGGGTCCGCAGCGAAGTCAAGATGCTTCCCAGCTTCCTCAGATGCTTTCCTCGAGTCGAGACGTTGATTGTCGAG GAAACTCTTGAACCGACTAACAAACTCGGTGTCAAGTTCTGGAAGGACGCAGGTCCTATTGAGTGTGTCCGGTCGCACCTCAAGACTTTGTATTTCCGTGAGCTACACGGGACTCGTAACGAGTTTAAATTCTTGACGTTCATTGCGGAGAACGCACGGAAGCTGGAGGGGATGTACATCGTGGTGAAAAATGACTTAAGTCGCAGCGCTAGGGAGGCGACGGCTGCCAAACTTACGGATCTTAGGCGTGCTAATTGGGCCAGCAGGGACTACAAACTGCTATACAGGACCAGTATATTTGCTGGAGGAGGTACCCTTTGGAGCCTAGAACTGGGTACATGTCTATCGTTTGATGACCCTTTCTACTGCCACCTTGGAAGTTTCAGACTCTGA
- the LOC124668376 gene encoding DEAD-box ATP-dependent RNA helicase 30-like: MNPYADNRYADPSSYRDRRSDLAAAPVIAPQVPVGAANPYAAPYTPIAASAGGNFPRYGQGGGGGGYGGGMGYGGGRGGGGGFHGGGGRGGGNGRDGLDSISLQKPDFRGLIPFEKSFYVECPEVQAMSETDVAQYRQLRDITVEGREVPKPIRFFHEANFPDYCMQAIAKSGFVEPTPIQAQGWPMALKGRDVIGIAETGSGKTLSYILPGLVHVGAQPRLEQGDGPIVLILAPTRELAVQIQAEATKFGSYSRTRSTCIYGGAPKGPQIRDLRRGVEIAIATPGRLIDMLEAGHTNLRRVTYLVLDEADRMLDMGFEPQIRKILAQIRPDRQTLYWSATWPREVESLARQFLSNPYKVMIGTAELKANHSIQQIVEVISDHEKYPRLSKLLSDLMDGSRILIFFQTKKECDKVTRQLRMDGWPALSIHGDKAQSERDYVLAEFKSGKSPIMAATDVAARGLDVKDIKCVINFDFPTTIEDYIHRIGRTGRAGATGMAFTFFTHSNAKYSRNLVKILREAGQVVNPALESMSKSAGSMGGGNNFRSRGRGGFGGNRSGSNNIPVRRRY; the protein is encoded by the exons atgaacCCCTACGCCGACAACCGCTACGCCGACCCCTCCTCCTACCGCGACAGGCGCAG CGACCTGGCCGCGGCTCCCGTGATCGCCCCGCAGGTCCCCGTGGGCGCCGCGAACCCCTACGCCGCTCCCTACACGCCCATAGCCGCTTCCGCTGGGGGCAACTTCCCGCGCTATggccagggcggcggcggcggcggctacggtGGCGGCATGGGCTACGGCggcgggagaggcggcggcggtggcttccacggcggcggcggtagagGAGGCGGCAACGGGAGGGACGGGCTAGACTCGATCTCCCTGCAGAAGCCGGATTTCCGCGGCCTTATACCGTTCGAGAAGAGCTTCTACGTCGAGTGCCCCGAGGTGCAGGCCATGTCGGAGACGGACGTGGCGCAGTACCGCCAGCTCCGGGATATCACCGTGGAGGGTCGGGAGGTGCCCAAGCCTATCCGCTTCTTCCACGAAGCCAACTTTCCAG ATTACTGCATGCAAGCGATAGCCAAGTCCGGATTTGTGGAGCCGACGCCTATTCAAGCTCAGGGCTGGCCCATGGCTTTGAAGGGCAGGGACGTGATTGGCATCGCAGAAACTGGCTCTGGGAAAACGTTATCGTACATACTACCTGGCTTGGTTCATGTTGGTGCACAACCTCGGCTAG AACAAGGTGATGGCCCAATCGTCTTGATCCTTGCCCCGACAAGAGAACTGGCTGTTCAAATACAGGCAGAAGCTACAAAATTTGGATCATACTCCAGAACTAGAAGCACATGTATCTACGGTGGAGCACCCAAGGGACCACAAATACGTGATCTTAGGAGAG GAGTGGAAATCGCCATTGCTACACCTGGGCGGCTGATTGATATGCTGGAAGCTGGTCACACAAATCTACGTAGGGTTACATACCTTGTACTGGATGAGGCAGACCGTATGCTAGATATGGGTTTCGAGCCTCAGATTCGGAAAATATTGGCACAA ATCCGTCCAGACAGGCAAACTTTGTACTGGAGTGCCACGTGGCCAAGGGAAGTTGAATCCTTGGCTAGACAATTTCTTTCAAACCCTTACAAG GTAATGATAGGAACAGCTGAACTTAAAGCTAATCATTCCATACAACAAATTGTCGAAGTTATTTCAGATCATGAGAAGTATCCCAG GCTGAGTAAGCTTTTATCCGATCTAATGGATGGGAGCCGAATCTTGATATTTTTTCAAACGAAAAAGGAATGTGATAAGGTTACTCGACAACTTAGAATGGATGGATGGCCAGCGTTATCTATACATGGTGATAAAGCTCAATCTGAAAGGGACTATGTTCTAGCCGAGTTTAAGAGTGGGAAGAGTCCTATAATGGCTGCCACAGATGTAGCAGCACGTGGTCTTG ACGTGAAGGATATAAAGTGTGTGATCAATTTTGATTTCCCAACCACTATCGAGGATTATATTCACAGGATAGGCCGGACTGGCCGTGCTGGTGCAACTGGAATGGCTTTTACGTTCTTCACACACTCAAATGCAAAATATTCGAGGAATCTTGTCAAGATCTTGCGTGAAGCTGGCCAGGTTGTAAATCCAGCTCTAGAATCTATGTCCAAGTCTGCCGGTTCTATGGGAGGAG GAAACAATTTCCGGTCAAGGGGGCGTGGCGGGTTTGGTGGTAACCGTTCTGGATCAAATAACATCCCAGTAAGGAGAAGATATTGA